A genomic region of Synechococcus sp. NOUM97013 contains the following coding sequences:
- a CDS encoding peptidase domain-containing ABC transporter: protein MIKHNRINQLKSSNAIQLLLSLDVSTRRDHESFDENPIHEEAYCLINKLRILFGLDQKQKIQSRDNLEELLESNGFYYRPSNISLDYGKYEQIPLITVNKKDSSLVIIHEIGSKTKIFCATFDAYINENDFHQDDAQTVYEVFPVFPENLDTFWELIKFAFPAVKRDFILALLISILVTGLALLSPIITSRVVGDVVPSGNIGWIVSTFIISVIIALYASLMTWLQSYFLLRFTQKLSLRIQIPLYQRVLSYPIIFLDQYKIGDLSSRVTSVSNLLRSLSSSALSSLINIISLIGFMGLMINYDWMLSIPSIGLIFVIALIQTFIFRRQLNYERRFVEEEANFYDETLQSLNNISQIRTSGNEKSIINRWSKLIYSFTSLRFNVNVLAGYNTIIANFLNNFGLSLIYAFLIYRLLNSSNINELGLQASTFIIFSSAFSSFSTKFTQLVNLFNTVFGQGWVDFQRAMPLIRQVQEEGLNTIKKQINLNGLIEFKDVTFSYPGSENIVLDKVSFSLYPNQFNVLFGPSGCGKSTVILIILGFYPIKSGSIFIDGHDLSELDIKHLRSQMGTILQTTVLPVSSIREALTSGLGESDKTIWETLETVNLSEEIQALPMKLETILSEGAGNISGGQRQRLGIARALLRKPKILLEDESTSALDNYSQRIIVENLKHIGVSRVVVAHRITAIQNCDHIVVLNKGKIEFEGSFEDSLTQSHYMQDVMEKYYAQQKREF from the coding sequence ATGATAAAACATAATAGAATCAATCAGCTTAAGAGTTCAAACGCAATCCAGTTACTGTTAAGCCTTGATGTCTCAACACGACGGGATCACGAATCATTCGATGAAAATCCAATACATGAAGAAGCATATTGCCTGATCAATAAACTGAGAATTCTATTTGGTCTTGATCAAAAACAAAAAATTCAATCACGCGACAATCTTGAAGAACTGCTCGAATCGAATGGATTTTATTATCGTCCATCAAATATCAGTCTTGATTACGGAAAATATGAGCAAATCCCGTTGATCACGGTCAACAAGAAGGATAGCTCTCTTGTTATTATTCATGAAATAGGATCAAAAACAAAGATCTTTTGCGCAACATTTGATGCCTATATCAATGAGAATGATTTTCATCAAGATGATGCTCAGACGGTCTATGAAGTATTTCCTGTATTCCCAGAAAATCTAGATACATTCTGGGAACTCATTAAATTCGCCTTTCCAGCTGTAAAACGAGATTTTATCCTGGCCCTTTTAATCTCCATTTTAGTAACTGGATTAGCACTTCTTTCCCCGATTATCACATCAAGGGTAGTTGGAGATGTTGTTCCAAGTGGAAATATTGGGTGGATTGTTTCTACTTTTATCATCTCAGTCATCATCGCTTTGTATGCGTCACTGATGACTTGGTTGCAATCATATTTTTTGCTTAGATTCACTCAAAAACTAAGCCTAAGAATTCAAATCCCTCTTTACCAACGGGTACTTTCCTACCCGATCATATTTTTAGATCAATACAAAATTGGCGACCTATCATCACGAGTTACCTCAGTTAGCAACCTATTAAGGTCTTTATCATCATCAGCGCTGTCATCCCTGATAAACATTATTTCATTAATTGGATTTATGGGATTGATGATTAATTACGACTGGATGCTAAGCATCCCCTCAATCGGCTTAATCTTCGTCATCGCCTTGATTCAAACGTTTATATTTAGACGGCAATTGAATTATGAAAGAAGGTTCGTTGAAGAAGAGGCAAATTTCTATGACGAGACACTTCAATCACTGAATAACATCTCTCAAATACGAACCTCCGGAAACGAAAAGTCAATCATTAATCGATGGAGTAAATTAATTTACTCTTTCACCTCCCTTCGTTTTAACGTCAATGTACTTGCTGGTTACAATACAATAATAGCTAATTTCTTGAACAATTTTGGTCTATCTCTAATCTACGCATTTTTGATTTATCGTTTACTTAACTCAAGTAATATCAACGAACTTGGGCTACAAGCATCCACATTTATTATTTTTTCGAGCGCCTTTTCGAGTTTTTCAACAAAGTTTACCCAGCTTGTGAATCTGTTCAATACAGTCTTTGGTCAAGGTTGGGTTGACTTTCAGCGAGCGATGCCATTGATTAGACAAGTGCAGGAAGAGGGCCTTAATACCATTAAAAAGCAAATCAACCTGAATGGCCTCATAGAGTTCAAAGACGTCACTTTCTCCTATCCAGGTTCTGAAAATATCGTTCTCGACAAGGTAAGCTTCTCGCTTTACCCCAACCAGTTTAATGTCTTATTTGGCCCGAGCGGATGTGGAAAATCGACGGTCATTTTGATCATCCTTGGTTTTTATCCGATTAAGTCAGGCTCCATATTTATCGATGGGCACGATTTGTCAGAGCTCGATATCAAACATCTCAGATCACAAATGGGTACAATATTGCAAACAACTGTATTACCGGTTTCTTCCATTAGAGAGGCTTTAACGTCTGGATTGGGAGAGTCGGATAAAACAATTTGGGAAACACTTGAAACTGTAAATCTGTCTGAAGAAATTCAAGCTTTGCCAATGAAGTTAGAAACAATCTTATCTGAAGGTGCAGGTAATATCTCTGGTGGTCAGAGACAACGATTGGGGATTGCACGTGCACTTTTGCGCAAACCTAAAATTTTACTGGAAGATGAATCAACATCGGCACTTGATAACTACTCCCAACGCATCATTGTTGAAAACTTAAAGCACATTGGTGTCAGTCGTGTTGTAGTCGCTCATCGTATTACAGCTATTCAAAACTGCGATCATATTGTCGTACTCAACAAAGGAAAAATTGAATTCGAGGGATCTTTTGAGGACAGTCTAACTCAGTCCCATTATATGCAAGACGTCATGGAGAAATACTATGCTCAGCAAAAAAGGGAGTTTTAA